From Homo sapiens chromosome 6, GRCh38.p14 Primary Assembly, the proteins below share one genomic window:
- the EHMT2 gene encoding histone-lysine N-methyltransferase EHMT2 isoform h (isoform h is encoded by transcript variant 8): MAAAAGAAAAAAAEGEAPAEMGALLLEKETRGATERVHGSLGDTPRSEETLPKATPDSLEPAGPSSPASVTVTVGDEGADTPVGATPLIGDESENLEGDGDLRGGRILLGHATKSFPSSPSKGGSCPSRAKMSMTGAGKSPPSVQSLAMRLLSMPGAQGAAAAGSEPPPATTSPEGQPKVHRARKTMSKPGNGQPPVPEKRPPEIQHFRMSDDVHSLGKVTSDLAKRRKLNSGGGLSEELGSARRSGEVTLTKGDPGSLEEWETVVGDDFSLYYDSYSVDERVDSDSKSEVEALTEQLSEEEEEEEEEEEEEEEEEEEEEEEEDEESGNQSDRSGSSGRRKAKKKWRKDSPWVKPSRKRRKREPPRAKEPRGVNGVGSSGPSEYMEVPLGSLELPSEGTLSPNHAGVSNDTSSLETERGFEELPLCSCRMEAPKIDRISERAGHKCMATESVDGELSGCNAAILKRETMRPSSRVALMVLCETHRARMVKHHCCPGCGYFCTAGTFLECHPDFRVAHRFHKACVSQLNGMVFCPHCGEDASEAQEVTIPRGDGVTPPAGTAAPAPPPLSQDVPGRADTSQPSARMRGHGEPRRPPCDPLADTIDSSGPSLTLPNGGCLSAVGLPLGPGREALEKALVIQESERRKKLRFHPRQLYLSVKQGELQKVILMLLDNLDPNFQSDQQSKRTPLHAAAQKGSVEICHVLLQAGANINAVDKQQRTPLMEAVVNNHLEVARYMVQRGGCVYSKEEDGSTCLHHAAKIGNLEMVSLLLSTGQVDVNAQDSGGWTPIIWAAEHKHIEVIRMLLTRGADVTLTDNEENICLHWASFTGSAAIAEVLLNARCDLHAVNYHGDTPLHIAARESYHDCVLLFLSRGANPELRNKEGDTAWDLTPERSDVWFALQLNRKLRLGVGNRAIRTEKIICRDVARGYENVPIPCVNGVDGEPCPEDYKYISENCETSTMNIDRNITHLQDGRLLQEFNKIEPPLIFECNQACSCWRNCKNRVVQSGIKVRLQLYRTAKMGWGVRALQTIPQGTFICEYVGELISDAEADVREDDSYLFDLDNKDGEVYCIDARYYGNISRFINHLCDPNIIPVRVFMLHQDLRFPRIAFFSSRDIRTGEELGFDYGDRFWDIKSKYFTCQCGSEKCKHSAEAIALEQSRLARLDPHPELLPELGSLPPVNT, encoded by the exons GGGGAGGCCCCCGCTGAGATGGGGGCGCTGCTGCTGGAGAAGGAAACCAGAGGAGCCACCGAGAGAG TTCATGGCTCTTTGGGGGACACCCCTCGTAGTGAAGAAACCCTGCCCAAGGCCACCCCCGACTCCCTGGAGCCTGCTGGCCCCTCATCTCCAGCCTCTGTCACTGTCACTGTTGGTGATGAGGGGGCTGACACCCCTGTAGGGGCTACACCACTCATTGGGGATGAATCTGAGAATCTTGAGGGAGATGGGGACCTCCGTGGGGGCCGGATCCTGCTGG GCCATGCCACAAAGTCattcccctcttcccccagcaAGGGGGGTTCCTGTCCTAGCCGGGCCAAGATGTCAATGACAGGGGCGGGAAAATCACCTCCATCTGTCCAGAGTTTGGCTATGAGGCTACTGAGTATGCCAGGAGCCCAGGGAGCTGCAGCAGCAGGGTCTGAACCCCCTCCAGCCACCACGAGCCCAGAGGGACAGCCCAAGGTCCACCGAGCCCGCAAAACCATGTCCAAACCAGGAAATGGACAG CCCCCGGTCCCTGAGAAGCGGCCCCCTGAAATACAGCATTTCCGCATGAGTGATGATGTCCACTCACTGGGAAAGGTGACCTCAG aTCTGGCCAAAAGGAGGAagctgaactcaggaggtggcCTG TCAGAGGAGTTAGGTTCTGCCCGGCGTTCAGGAGAAGTGACCCTGACGAAAGGGGACCCCGGGTCCCTGGAGGAGTGGGAGACGGTGGTGGGTGATGACTTCAGTCTCTACTATGATTCCTACTCTGTGGATGAGCGCGTGGACTCCGACAGCAAG TCTGAAGTTGAAGCTCTAACTGAACAACTaagtgaagaggaggaggaggaagaggaggaagaagaagaagaggaagaggaggaggaagaggaagaagaagaggaagatgaggagtCAGGGAATCAGTCAGATAGG AGTGGTTCCAGTGGCCGGCGCAAGGCCAAGAAGAAATGGCGAAAAGACAGCCCATGGGTGAAGCCGTCTCGGAAACGGCGCAAGCGGGAGCCTCCGCGGGCCAAGGAGCCACGAG gAGTGAATGGTGTGGGCTCCTCAGGCCCCAGTGAGTACATGGAGGTCCCTCTGGGGTCCCTGGAGCTGCCCAGCGAGGGGACCCTCTCCCCCAACCACGCTG GGGTGTCCAATGACACATCTTCGCTGGAGACAGAGCGAGGGTTTGAGGAGTTGCCCCTGTGCAGCTGCCGCATGGAGGCACCCAAGATTGACCGCATCAGCGAGAGGGCGGGGCACAAGTGCATGGCCACTGAGAGTGTGGACGGAGAG CTGTCAGGCTGCAATGCCGCCATCCTCAAGCGGGAGACCATGAGGCCATCCAGCCGTGTGGCCCTGATGGTGCTCTGTGAGACCCACCGCGCCCGCATGGTCAAACACCACTGCTGCCCGGGCTGCGGCTACTTCTGCACGGCG GGCACCTTCCTGGAGTGCCACCCTGACTTCCGTGTGGCCCACCGCTTCCACAAGGCCTGTGTGTCTCAGCTGAATGGGATGGTCTTCTGTCCCCACTGTGGGGAGGATGCTTCTGAAGCTCAAGAGGTGACCATCCCCCGGGGTGACGGGGTGACCCCACCGGCCGGCACTGCAGCTCCTGCACCCCCACCCCTGTCCCAGGATGTCCCCGGGAGAGCAGACACTTCTCAGCCCAG TGCCCGGATGCGAGGGCATGGGGAACCCCGGCGCCCGCCCTGCGATCCCCTGGCTGACACCATTGACAGCTCAGGGCCCTCCCTGACCCTGCCCAATGGGGGCTGCCTTTCAGCCGTGGGGCTGCCACTGGGGCCAGGCCGGGAGGCCCTGGAAAAGGCCCTGGTCATCCAGGAGTCAGAGAG GCGGAAGAAGCTCCGTTTCCACCCTCGGCAGTTGTACCTGTCCGTGAAGCAGGGCGAGCTGCAGAAGGTGATCCTGATGCTGT TGGACAACCTGGACCCCAACTTCCAGAGCGACCAGCAGAGCAAGCGCACGCCCCTGCATGCAGCCGCCCAGAAGGGCTCCGTGGAGATCTGCCATGTGCTGCTGCAG GCTGGAGCCAACATAAATGCAGTGGACAAACAGCAGCGGACGCCACTGATGGAGGCCGTGGTGAACAACCACCTGGAGGTAGCCCGTTACATGGTGCAGCGTGGTGGCTGTGTCTATAGCAAG GAGGAGGACGGTTCCACCTGCCTCCACCACGCAGCCAAAATCGGGAACTTGGAGATGGTCAGCCTGCTGCTGAGCACAGGACAGGTGGACGTCAACGCCCAG GACAGTGGGGGGTGGACGCCCATCATCTGGGCTGCAGAGCACAAGCACATCGAGGTGATCCGCATGCTACTGACGCGGGGCGCCGACGTCACCCTCACTGACAAC GAGGAGAACATCTGCCTGCACTGGGCCTCCTTCACGGGCAGCGCCGCCATCGCCGAAGTCCTTCTGAATGCGCGCTGTGACCTCCATGCTGTCAACTACCATGGGGACACCCCCCTGCACATCGCAGCTCGGGAGAGCTACCATGACTGCGTGCT GTTATTCCTGTCACGTGGGGCCAACCCTGAGCTGCGGAACAAAGAGGGGGACACAGCATGGGACCTGACTCCCGAGCGCTCCGACGTGTGGTTTGCGCTTCAACTCAACCGCAAGCTCCGACTTGGGGTGGGAAATCGGGCCATCCGCACAGAGAAGATCATCTGCCG GGACGTGGCTCGGGGCTATGAGAACGTGCCCATTCCCTGTGTCAACGGTGTGGATGGGGAGCCCTGCCCTGAGGATTACAAGTACATCTCAGAGAACTGCGAGACGTCCACCATGAACATCGATCGCAACATCACCCACCTGCAG GATGGGCGATTGCTCCAGGAATTTAACAAGATTGAGCCTCCGCTGATTTTCGAGTGTAACCAGGCGTGCTCATGCTGGAGAAACTGCAAGAACCGGGTCGTACAGAGTGGCATCAA GGTGCGGCTACAGCTCTACCGAACAGCCAAGATGGGCTGGGGGGTCCGCGCCCTGCAGACCATCCCACAGGGGACCTTCATCTGCGA GTATGTCGGGGAGCTGATCTCTGATGCTGAGGCTGATGTGAGAGAGGATGATTCTTACCTCTTCGACTTAGACAACAAG GATGGAGAGGTGTACTGCATAGATGCCCGTTACTATGGCAACATCAGCCGCTTCATCAACCACCTGTGTGACCCCAACATCATTCCCGTCCGGGTCTTCATGCTGCACCAAGACCTGCGATTTCCACGCATCGCCTTCTTCAGTTCCCGAGACATCCGGACTGGGGAGGAGCTAGG GTTTGACTATGGCGACCGCTTCTGGGACatcaaaagcaaatatttcacCTGCCAATGTGGCTCTGAGAAGTGCAAGCACTCAGCCGAAGCCATTGCCCTGGAGCAGAGCCGTCTGGCCCGCCTGGACCCACACCCTGAGCTGCTGCCCGAGCTCGGCTCCCTGCCCCCTGTCAACACATGA
- the EHMT2 gene encoding histone-lysine N-methyltransferase EHMT2 isoform j (isoform j is encoded by transcript variant 10) gives MAAAAGAAAAAAAEGEAPAEMGALLLEKETRGATERVHGSLGDTPRSEETLPKATPDSLEPAGPSSPASVTVTVGDEGADTPVGATPLIGDESENLEGDGDLRGGRILLGHATKSFPSSPSKGGSCPSRAKMSMTGAGKSPPSVQSLAMRLLSMPGAQGAAAAGSEPPPATTSPEGQPKVHRARKTMSKPGNGQPPVPEKRPPEIQHFRMSDDVHSLGKVTSDLAKRRKLNSGGGLSEELGSARRSGEVTLTKGDPGSLEEWETVVGDDFSLYYDSYSVDERVDSDSKSEVEALTEQLSEEEEEEEEEEEEEEEEEEEEEEEEDEESGNQSDRSGSSGRRKAKKKWRKDSPWVKPSRKRRKREPPRAKEPRGVNGVGSSGPSEYMEVPLGSLELPSEGTLSPNHAGVSNDTSSLETERGFEELPLCSCRMEAPKIDRISERAGHKCMATESVDGELSGCNAAILKRETMRPSSRVALMVLCETHRARMVKHHCCPGCGYFCTAGTFLECHPDFRVAHRFHKACVSQLNGMVFCPHCGEDASEAQEVTIPRGDGVTPPAGTAAPAPPPLSQDVPGRADTSQPSARMRGHGEPRRPPCDPLADTIDSSGPSLTLPNGGCLSAVGLPLGPGREALEKALVIQESERRKKLRFHPRQLYLSVKQGELQKVILMLLDNLDPNFQSDQQSKRTPLHAAAQKGSVEICHVLLQAGANINAVDKQQRTPLMEAVVNNHLEVARYMVQRGGCVYSKEEDGSTCLHHAAKIGNLEMVSLLLSTGQVDVNAQEENICLHWASFTGSAAIAEVLLNARCDLHAVNYHGDTPLHIAARESYHDCVLLFLSRGANPELRNKEGDTAWDLTPERSDVWFALQLNRKLRLGVGNRAIRTEKIICRDVARGYENVPIPCVNGVDGEPCPEDYKYISENCETSTMNIDRNITHLQHCTCVDDCSSSNCLCGQLSIRCWYDKDGRLLQEFNKIEPPLIFECNQACSCWRNCKNRVVQSGIKVRLQLYRTAKMGWGVRALQTIPQGTFICEYVGELISDAEADVREDDSYLFDLDNKDGEVYCIDARYYGNISRFINHLCDPNIIPVRVFMLHQDLRFPRIAFFSSRDIRTGEELGFDYGDRFWDIKSKYFTCQCGSEKCKHSAEAIALEQSRLARLDPHPELLPELGSLPPVNT, from the exons GGGGAGGCCCCCGCTGAGATGGGGGCGCTGCTGCTGGAGAAGGAAACCAGAGGAGCCACCGAGAGAG TTCATGGCTCTTTGGGGGACACCCCTCGTAGTGAAGAAACCCTGCCCAAGGCCACCCCCGACTCCCTGGAGCCTGCTGGCCCCTCATCTCCAGCCTCTGTCACTGTCACTGTTGGTGATGAGGGGGCTGACACCCCTGTAGGGGCTACACCACTCATTGGGGATGAATCTGAGAATCTTGAGGGAGATGGGGACCTCCGTGGGGGCCGGATCCTGCTGG GCCATGCCACAAAGTCattcccctcttcccccagcaAGGGGGGTTCCTGTCCTAGCCGGGCCAAGATGTCAATGACAGGGGCGGGAAAATCACCTCCATCTGTCCAGAGTTTGGCTATGAGGCTACTGAGTATGCCAGGAGCCCAGGGAGCTGCAGCAGCAGGGTCTGAACCCCCTCCAGCCACCACGAGCCCAGAGGGACAGCCCAAGGTCCACCGAGCCCGCAAAACCATGTCCAAACCAGGAAATGGACAG CCCCCGGTCCCTGAGAAGCGGCCCCCTGAAATACAGCATTTCCGCATGAGTGATGATGTCCACTCACTGGGAAAGGTGACCTCAG aTCTGGCCAAAAGGAGGAagctgaactcaggaggtggcCTG TCAGAGGAGTTAGGTTCTGCCCGGCGTTCAGGAGAAGTGACCCTGACGAAAGGGGACCCCGGGTCCCTGGAGGAGTGGGAGACGGTGGTGGGTGATGACTTCAGTCTCTACTATGATTCCTACTCTGTGGATGAGCGCGTGGACTCCGACAGCAAG TCTGAAGTTGAAGCTCTAACTGAACAACTaagtgaagaggaggaggaggaagaggaggaagaagaagaagaggaagaggaggaggaagaggaagaagaagaggaagatgaggagtCAGGGAATCAGTCAGATAGG AGTGGTTCCAGTGGCCGGCGCAAGGCCAAGAAGAAATGGCGAAAAGACAGCCCATGGGTGAAGCCGTCTCGGAAACGGCGCAAGCGGGAGCCTCCGCGGGCCAAGGAGCCACGAG gAGTGAATGGTGTGGGCTCCTCAGGCCCCAGTGAGTACATGGAGGTCCCTCTGGGGTCCCTGGAGCTGCCCAGCGAGGGGACCCTCTCCCCCAACCACGCTG GGGTGTCCAATGACACATCTTCGCTGGAGACAGAGCGAGGGTTTGAGGAGTTGCCCCTGTGCAGCTGCCGCATGGAGGCACCCAAGATTGACCGCATCAGCGAGAGGGCGGGGCACAAGTGCATGGCCACTGAGAGTGTGGACGGAGAG CTGTCAGGCTGCAATGCCGCCATCCTCAAGCGGGAGACCATGAGGCCATCCAGCCGTGTGGCCCTGATGGTGCTCTGTGAGACCCACCGCGCCCGCATGGTCAAACACCACTGCTGCCCGGGCTGCGGCTACTTCTGCACGGCG GGCACCTTCCTGGAGTGCCACCCTGACTTCCGTGTGGCCCACCGCTTCCACAAGGCCTGTGTGTCTCAGCTGAATGGGATGGTCTTCTGTCCCCACTGTGGGGAGGATGCTTCTGAAGCTCAAGAGGTGACCATCCCCCGGGGTGACGGGGTGACCCCACCGGCCGGCACTGCAGCTCCTGCACCCCCACCCCTGTCCCAGGATGTCCCCGGGAGAGCAGACACTTCTCAGCCCAG TGCCCGGATGCGAGGGCATGGGGAACCCCGGCGCCCGCCCTGCGATCCCCTGGCTGACACCATTGACAGCTCAGGGCCCTCCCTGACCCTGCCCAATGGGGGCTGCCTTTCAGCCGTGGGGCTGCCACTGGGGCCAGGCCGGGAGGCCCTGGAAAAGGCCCTGGTCATCCAGGAGTCAGAGAG GCGGAAGAAGCTCCGTTTCCACCCTCGGCAGTTGTACCTGTCCGTGAAGCAGGGCGAGCTGCAGAAGGTGATCCTGATGCTGT TGGACAACCTGGACCCCAACTTCCAGAGCGACCAGCAGAGCAAGCGCACGCCCCTGCATGCAGCCGCCCAGAAGGGCTCCGTGGAGATCTGCCATGTGCTGCTGCAG GCTGGAGCCAACATAAATGCAGTGGACAAACAGCAGCGGACGCCACTGATGGAGGCCGTGGTGAACAACCACCTGGAGGTAGCCCGTTACATGGTGCAGCGTGGTGGCTGTGTCTATAGCAAG GAGGAGGACGGTTCCACCTGCCTCCACCACGCAGCCAAAATCGGGAACTTGGAGATGGTCAGCCTGCTGCTGAGCACAGGACAGGTGGACGTCAACGCCCAG GAGGAGAACATCTGCCTGCACTGGGCCTCCTTCACGGGCAGCGCCGCCATCGCCGAAGTCCTTCTGAATGCGCGCTGTGACCTCCATGCTGTCAACTACCATGGGGACACCCCCCTGCACATCGCAGCTCGGGAGAGCTACCATGACTGCGTGCT GTTATTCCTGTCACGTGGGGCCAACCCTGAGCTGCGGAACAAAGAGGGGGACACAGCATGGGACCTGACTCCCGAGCGCTCCGACGTGTGGTTTGCGCTTCAACTCAACCGCAAGCTCCGACTTGGGGTGGGAAATCGGGCCATCCGCACAGAGAAGATCATCTGCCG GGACGTGGCTCGGGGCTATGAGAACGTGCCCATTCCCTGTGTCAACGGTGTGGATGGGGAGCCCTGCCCTGAGGATTACAAGTACATCTCAGAGAACTGCGAGACGTCCACCATGAACATCGATCGCAACATCACCCACCTGCAG CACTGCACGTGTGTGGACGACTGCTCTAGCTCCAACTGCCTGTGCGGCCAGCTCAGCATCCGGTGCTGGTATGACAAG GATGGGCGATTGCTCCAGGAATTTAACAAGATTGAGCCTCCGCTGATTTTCGAGTGTAACCAGGCGTGCTCATGCTGGAGAAACTGCAAGAACCGGGTCGTACAGAGTGGCATCAA GGTGCGGCTACAGCTCTACCGAACAGCCAAGATGGGCTGGGGGGTCCGCGCCCTGCAGACCATCCCACAGGGGACCTTCATCTGCGA GTATGTCGGGGAGCTGATCTCTGATGCTGAGGCTGATGTGAGAGAGGATGATTCTTACCTCTTCGACTTAGACAACAAG GATGGAGAGGTGTACTGCATAGATGCCCGTTACTATGGCAACATCAGCCGCTTCATCAACCACCTGTGTGACCCCAACATCATTCCCGTCCGGGTCTTCATGCTGCACCAAGACCTGCGATTTCCACGCATCGCCTTCTTCAGTTCCCGAGACATCCGGACTGGGGAGGAGCTAGG GTTTGACTATGGCGACCGCTTCTGGGACatcaaaagcaaatatttcacCTGCCAATGTGGCTCTGAGAAGTGCAAGCACTCAGCCGAAGCCATTGCCCTGGAGCAGAGCCGTCTGGCCCGCCTGGACCCACACCCTGAGCTGCTGCCCGAGCTCGGCTCCCTGCCCCCTGTCAACACATGA
- the EHMT2 gene encoding histone-lysine N-methyltransferase EHMT2 isoform c (isoform c is encoded by transcript variant 1), translating to MRGLPRGRGLMRARGRGRAAPPGSRGRGRGGPHRGRGRPRSLLSLPRAQASWTPQLSTGLTSPPVPCLPSQGEAPAEMGALLLEKETRGATERVHGSLGDTPRSEETLPKATPDSLEPAGPSSPASVTVTVGDEGADTPVGATPLIGDESENLEGDGDLRGGRILLGHATKSFPSSPSKGGSCPSRAKMSMTGAGKSPPSVQSLAMRLLSMPGAQGAAAAGSEPPPATTSPEGQPKVHRARKTMSKPGNGQPPVPEKRPPEIQHFRMSDDVHSLGKVTSDLAKRRKLNSGGGLSEELGSARRSGEVTLTKGDPGSLEEWETVVGDDFSLYYDSYSVDERVDSDSKSEVEALTEQLSEEEEEEEEEEEEEEEEEEEEEEEEDEESGNQSDRSGSSGRRKAKKKWRKDSPWVKPSRKRRKREPPRAKEPRGVSNDTSSLETERGFEELPLCSCRMEAPKIDRISERAGHKCMATESVDGELSGCNAAILKRETMRPSSRVALMVLCETHRARMVKHHCCPGCGYFCTAGTFLECHPDFRVAHRFHKACVSQLNGMVFCPHCGEDASEAQEVTIPRGDGVTPPAGTAAPAPPPLSQDVPGRADTSQPSARMRGHGEPRRPPCDPLADTIDSSGPSLTLPNGGCLSAVGLPLGPGREALEKALVIQESERRKKLRFHPRQLYLSVKQGELQKVILMLLDNLDPNFQSDQQSKRTPLHAAAQKGSVEICHVLLQAGANINAVDKQQRTPLMEAVVNNHLEVARYMVQRGGCVYSKEEDGSTCLHHAAKIGNLEMVSLLLSTGQVDVNAQDSGGWTPIIWAAEHKHIEVIRMLLTRGADVTLTDNEENICLHWASFTGSAAIAEVLLNARCDLHAVNYHGDTPLHIAARESYHDCVLLFLSRGANPELRNKEGDTAWDLTPERSDVWFALQLNRKLRLGVGNRAIRTEKIICRDVARGYENVPIPCVNGVDGEPCPEDYKYISENCETSTMNIDRNITHLQHCTCVDDCSSSNCLCGQLSIRCWYDKDGRLLQEFNKIEPPLIFECNQACSCWRNCKNRVVQSGIKVRLQLYRTAKMGWGVRALQTIPQGTFICEYVGELISDAEADVREDDSYLFDLDNKDGEVYCIDARYYGNISRFINHLCDPNIIPVRVFMLHQDLRFPRIAFFSSRDIRTGEELGFDYGDRFWDIKSKYFTCQCGSEKCKHSAEAIALEQSRLARLDPHPELLPELGSLPPVNT from the exons CTCTTCCCAGGGCCCAGGCATCCTGGACCCCCCAACTCTCTACTGGGCTGACCAGCCCTCCTGTCCCTTGTCTCCCCTCCCAGGGGGAGGCCCCCGCTGAGATGGGGGCGCTGCTGCTGGAGAAGGAAACCAGAGGAGCCACCGAGAGAG TTCATGGCTCTTTGGGGGACACCCCTCGTAGTGAAGAAACCCTGCCCAAGGCCACCCCCGACTCCCTGGAGCCTGCTGGCCCCTCATCTCCAGCCTCTGTCACTGTCACTGTTGGTGATGAGGGGGCTGACACCCCTGTAGGGGCTACACCACTCATTGGGGATGAATCTGAGAATCTTGAGGGAGATGGGGACCTCCGTGGGGGCCGGATCCTGCTGG GCCATGCCACAAAGTCattcccctcttcccccagcaAGGGGGGTTCCTGTCCTAGCCGGGCCAAGATGTCAATGACAGGGGCGGGAAAATCACCTCCATCTGTCCAGAGTTTGGCTATGAGGCTACTGAGTATGCCAGGAGCCCAGGGAGCTGCAGCAGCAGGGTCTGAACCCCCTCCAGCCACCACGAGCCCAGAGGGACAGCCCAAGGTCCACCGAGCCCGCAAAACCATGTCCAAACCAGGAAATGGACAG CCCCCGGTCCCTGAGAAGCGGCCCCCTGAAATACAGCATTTCCGCATGAGTGATGATGTCCACTCACTGGGAAAGGTGACCTCAG aTCTGGCCAAAAGGAGGAagctgaactcaggaggtggcCTG TCAGAGGAGTTAGGTTCTGCCCGGCGTTCAGGAGAAGTGACCCTGACGAAAGGGGACCCCGGGTCCCTGGAGGAGTGGGAGACGGTGGTGGGTGATGACTTCAGTCTCTACTATGATTCCTACTCTGTGGATGAGCGCGTGGACTCCGACAGCAAG TCTGAAGTTGAAGCTCTAACTGAACAACTaagtgaagaggaggaggaggaagaggaggaagaagaagaagaggaagaggaggaggaagaggaagaagaagaggaagatgaggagtCAGGGAATCAGTCAGATAGG AGTGGTTCCAGTGGCCGGCGCAAGGCCAAGAAGAAATGGCGAAAAGACAGCCCATGGGTGAAGCCGTCTCGGAAACGGCGCAAGCGGGAGCCTCCGCGGGCCAAGGAGCCACGAG GGGTGTCCAATGACACATCTTCGCTGGAGACAGAGCGAGGGTTTGAGGAGTTGCCCCTGTGCAGCTGCCGCATGGAGGCACCCAAGATTGACCGCATCAGCGAGAGGGCGGGGCACAAGTGCATGGCCACTGAGAGTGTGGACGGAGAG CTGTCAGGCTGCAATGCCGCCATCCTCAAGCGGGAGACCATGAGGCCATCCAGCCGTGTGGCCCTGATGGTGCTCTGTGAGACCCACCGCGCCCGCATGGTCAAACACCACTGCTGCCCGGGCTGCGGCTACTTCTGCACGGCG GGCACCTTCCTGGAGTGCCACCCTGACTTCCGTGTGGCCCACCGCTTCCACAAGGCCTGTGTGTCTCAGCTGAATGGGATGGTCTTCTGTCCCCACTGTGGGGAGGATGCTTCTGAAGCTCAAGAGGTGACCATCCCCCGGGGTGACGGGGTGACCCCACCGGCCGGCACTGCAGCTCCTGCACCCCCACCCCTGTCCCAGGATGTCCCCGGGAGAGCAGACACTTCTCAGCCCAG TGCCCGGATGCGAGGGCATGGGGAACCCCGGCGCCCGCCCTGCGATCCCCTGGCTGACACCATTGACAGCTCAGGGCCCTCCCTGACCCTGCCCAATGGGGGCTGCCTTTCAGCCGTGGGGCTGCCACTGGGGCCAGGCCGGGAGGCCCTGGAAAAGGCCCTGGTCATCCAGGAGTCAGAGAG GCGGAAGAAGCTCCGTTTCCACCCTCGGCAGTTGTACCTGTCCGTGAAGCAGGGCGAGCTGCAGAAGGTGATCCTGATGCTGT TGGACAACCTGGACCCCAACTTCCAGAGCGACCAGCAGAGCAAGCGCACGCCCCTGCATGCAGCCGCCCAGAAGGGCTCCGTGGAGATCTGCCATGTGCTGCTGCAG GCTGGAGCCAACATAAATGCAGTGGACAAACAGCAGCGGACGCCACTGATGGAGGCCGTGGTGAACAACCACCTGGAGGTAGCCCGTTACATGGTGCAGCGTGGTGGCTGTGTCTATAGCAAG GAGGAGGACGGTTCCACCTGCCTCCACCACGCAGCCAAAATCGGGAACTTGGAGATGGTCAGCCTGCTGCTGAGCACAGGACAGGTGGACGTCAACGCCCAG GACAGTGGGGGGTGGACGCCCATCATCTGGGCTGCAGAGCACAAGCACATCGAGGTGATCCGCATGCTACTGACGCGGGGCGCCGACGTCACCCTCACTGACAAC GAGGAGAACATCTGCCTGCACTGGGCCTCCTTCACGGGCAGCGCCGCCATCGCCGAAGTCCTTCTGAATGCGCGCTGTGACCTCCATGCTGTCAACTACCATGGGGACACCCCCCTGCACATCGCAGCTCGGGAGAGCTACCATGACTGCGTGCT GTTATTCCTGTCACGTGGGGCCAACCCTGAGCTGCGGAACAAAGAGGGGGACACAGCATGGGACCTGACTCCCGAGCGCTCCGACGTGTGGTTTGCGCTTCAACTCAACCGCAAGCTCCGACTTGGGGTGGGAAATCGGGCCATCCGCACAGAGAAGATCATCTGCCG GGACGTGGCTCGGGGCTATGAGAACGTGCCCATTCCCTGTGTCAACGGTGTGGATGGGGAGCCCTGCCCTGAGGATTACAAGTACATCTCAGAGAACTGCGAGACGTCCACCATGAACATCGATCGCAACATCACCCACCTGCAG CACTGCACGTGTGTGGACGACTGCTCTAGCTCCAACTGCCTGTGCGGCCAGCTCAGCATCCGGTGCTGGTATGACAAG GATGGGCGATTGCTCCAGGAATTTAACAAGATTGAGCCTCCGCTGATTTTCGAGTGTAACCAGGCGTGCTCATGCTGGAGAAACTGCAAGAACCGGGTCGTACAGAGTGGCATCAA GGTGCGGCTACAGCTCTACCGAACAGCCAAGATGGGCTGGGGGGTCCGCGCCCTGCAGACCATCCCACAGGGGACCTTCATCTGCGA GTATGTCGGGGAGCTGATCTCTGATGCTGAGGCTGATGTGAGAGAGGATGATTCTTACCTCTTCGACTTAGACAACAAG GATGGAGAGGTGTACTGCATAGATGCCCGTTACTATGGCAACATCAGCCGCTTCATCAACCACCTGTGTGACCCCAACATCATTCCCGTCCGGGTCTTCATGCTGCACCAAGACCTGCGATTTCCACGCATCGCCTTCTTCAGTTCCCGAGACATCCGGACTGGGGAGGAGCTAGG GTTTGACTATGGCGACCGCTTCTGGGACatcaaaagcaaatatttcacCTGCCAATGTGGCTCTGAGAAGTGCAAGCACTCAGCCGAAGCCATTGCCCTGGAGCAGAGCCGTCTGGCCCGCCTGGACCCACACCCTGAGCTGCTGCCCGAGCTCGGCTCCCTGCCCCCTGTCAACACATGA